One Tachypleus tridentatus isolate NWPU-2018 chromosome 3, ASM421037v1, whole genome shotgun sequence DNA window includes the following coding sequences:
- the Dus4 gene encoding dihydrouridine synthase 4 isoform X2, translating to MVRYSKLPFRMLVRKYGCDLAFTPMIVSNSFVHSAKARDNEFTTCFGDRPLVVQFAANNATDLADAAELVAPYADGVDLNCGCPQRWALSEHYGAYLINNAELVKDMVLQTRNRISDQKFLISIKIRIHYDIRKTVDLCQKAQQAGVSFITIHGRTLEQRKEPVNIQAIKTVKDSLSIPVFGNGDVFSLKDADNLYEQTGVNGVMSARGLLQNPALFAGYHYTPRDCVQDWLDISLNLGTHFTSFHHHLMYMLEKIMPRPERRVFNTLSSTAAVLDYLQMNYDFC from the exons ATGGTTCGATACTCAAA gCTTCCATTTAGAATGTTAGTTCGAAAGTATGGTTGTGATTTAGCATTTACACCAATGATTGTCTCAAATTCATTTGTTCATTCAGCTAAGGCCCGTGACAATGAGTTCACTACCTGTTTCG GTGATAGACCTCTGGTTGTACAGTTTGCTGCCAACAATGCCACAGATCTTGCTGATGCAGCTGAGCTAGTTGCTCC GTATGCAGATGGTGTAGACTTAAACTGTGGATGCCCTCAGAG ATGGGCATTATCAGAACATTATGGTGCCTACCTGATCAACAATGCAGAACTTGTCAAAGACATGGTCCTTCAAACTAGAAATCGAATTAGTGACCAGAAGTTTTTAATTTCTATCAAAATAAGGATCCACTATGACATTAG aaaaactGTAGATTTGTGCCAGAAAGCACAACAAGCTGGAGTGTCATTTATCACAATTCATGGACGTACTCTAGAACAAAGGAAAGAACCAGTAAATATTCAAGCTATCAAAACTGTGAAAGATAGTTTAAGTATTCCAGTTTTTGGTAATGGAGATGTGTTTTCACTGAAAGATGCTGATAACCTCTATGAACAGACAGGAGTTAATG GTGTAATGTCAGCTAGAGGTCTTCTGCAGAATCCAGCTTTGTTTGCTGGCTATCACTATACCCCTAGAGATTGTGTACAAGATTGGCTGGACATTTCATTGAACCTTGGGACCCATTTCACCAGCTTCCATCACCATCTGATGTACATGCTGGAAAAAATCATGCCTCGTCCTGAACGCAGAGTTTTCAATACACTAAGCAGCACAGCTGCTGTCTTGGATTACCTTCAAATGAATTATGATTTTTGTTGA
- the Dus4 gene encoding dihydrouridine synthase 4 isoform X1 codes for MFSMNQLQNEQLLFSYSVSGSSRRIPRLQYTTICAPMVRYSKLPFRMLVRKYGCDLAFTPMIVSNSFVHSAKARDNEFTTCFGDRPLVVQFAANNATDLADAAELVAPYADGVDLNCGCPQRWALSEHYGAYLINNAELVKDMVLQTRNRISDQKFLISIKIRIHYDIRKTVDLCQKAQQAGVSFITIHGRTLEQRKEPVNIQAIKTVKDSLSIPVFGNGDVFSLKDADNLYEQTGVNGVMSARGLLQNPALFAGYHYTPRDCVQDWLDISLNLGTHFTSFHHHLMYMLEKIMPRPERRVFNTLSSTAAVLDYLQMNYDFC; via the exons ATGTTTTCCATGAACCAACTCCAAAATGAACAACTGCTCTTTTCCTATTCTGTTAGTGGAAGCTCAAGAAGAATACCTCGTCTCCAGTACACAACAATTTGTGCGCCAATGGTTCGATACTCAAA gCTTCCATTTAGAATGTTAGTTCGAAAGTATGGTTGTGATTTAGCATTTACACCAATGATTGTCTCAAATTCATTTGTTCATTCAGCTAAGGCCCGTGACAATGAGTTCACTACCTGTTTCG GTGATAGACCTCTGGTTGTACAGTTTGCTGCCAACAATGCCACAGATCTTGCTGATGCAGCTGAGCTAGTTGCTCC GTATGCAGATGGTGTAGACTTAAACTGTGGATGCCCTCAGAG ATGGGCATTATCAGAACATTATGGTGCCTACCTGATCAACAATGCAGAACTTGTCAAAGACATGGTCCTTCAAACTAGAAATCGAATTAGTGACCAGAAGTTTTTAATTTCTATCAAAATAAGGATCCACTATGACATTAG aaaaactGTAGATTTGTGCCAGAAAGCACAACAAGCTGGAGTGTCATTTATCACAATTCATGGACGTACTCTAGAACAAAGGAAAGAACCAGTAAATATTCAAGCTATCAAAACTGTGAAAGATAGTTTAAGTATTCCAGTTTTTGGTAATGGAGATGTGTTTTCACTGAAAGATGCTGATAACCTCTATGAACAGACAGGAGTTAATG GTGTAATGTCAGCTAGAGGTCTTCTGCAGAATCCAGCTTTGTTTGCTGGCTATCACTATACCCCTAGAGATTGTGTACAAGATTGGCTGGACATTTCATTGAACCTTGGGACCCATTTCACCAGCTTCCATCACCATCTGATGTACATGCTGGAAAAAATCATGCCTCGTCCTGAACGCAGAGTTTTCAATACACTAAGCAGCACAGCTGCTGTCTTGGATTACCTTCAAATGAATTATGATTTTTGTTGA